In the Silurus meridionalis isolate SWU-2019-XX chromosome 6, ASM1480568v1, whole genome shotgun sequence genome, one interval contains:
- the LOC124386838 gene encoding uncharacterized protein LOC124386838, translating to MADGEIENTISSSLNTGSGTGAAVEVKFEKNPIHTQKYLEAEPKALGVTQIMLSLFVMSIVFCTPLEEQMYFMTFKSSLCSLTSIVAGSVAIAAQNLHLPTLKACLGMQIVVCVLSAFCFMSSLSLLGLYMYTTACWEDYHNTTLGNDMCDRLWNIIEHVIGIEMLMYLTQFAISATLAGFCCKVIQCCTVRNSVPVIMLNAPRGPQ from the exons atggCAG ATGGTGAAATAGAGAATACTATCTCTAGTTCCCTCAACACAGGGAGTGGAACAGGTGCAGCAGTAGAAGTCAAGTTTGAGAAAAACCCCATTCATACCCAGAAGTACCTGGAGGCAGAACCCAAAGCATTAGGG GTAACCCAGATCATGCTGAGCCTCTTTGTCATGAGTATCGTATTTTGCACCCCTCTCGAAGAACAAATGTACTTCATGACCTTTAAGAGTTCTCTTTGTTCTCTAACT AGCATAGTAGCTGGTAGTGTGGCAATAGCAGCACAGAATCTTCACCTTCCTACA CTGAAGGCCTGCTTAGGGATGcagattgtggtgtgtgtgctcTCGGCCTTCTGCTTCATGAGCAGCTTATCTTTATTGGGGCTCTATATGTATACTACCGCCTGCTGGGAGGACTACCACAATACTACATTAGGAAATGACATGTGTGACAGGCTGTGG AACATCATCGAGCATGTTATAGGAATAGAGATGCTCATGTATTTGACTCAGTTCGCTATCTCTGCCACATTGGCTGGCTTCTGCTGCAAAGTGATTCAGTGCTGTACAGTGAGGAACAGTGTG CCTGTCATTATGCTGAACGCACCTCGGGGTCCACAGTGA